GTGCGACCTTTCGCGTCACGCTGTGATTCTCGAATTATTTCATACACTTGTCGAGCGTTGTCGATCATTTCAAATGACGGAACGGCGTGCTGATGTGATCCGGGCCAATTTGAACCGCCCATCCAGTTGTGCCATGGTGGTGTAGGGCCCAAAGTAATCGTGCCCGAGCCATCGGTTTTCTCGGTCAGTGCCACGTCAGTAAGGGTATCGATATTGAGTGATTTCACCGATCGACGAAACAGGCCGGAAATAATGATGGCCCTTTCATCTGTGACGCCGTAGTAAGTCTTGGATCGTTGCCGTGCGTCAACGAAGAAGCGACCAACAATTAGATAGAGGCCTACAAGAACAAAGGGAATACCCCACAGCATGAAGAAGAAGGGAGCGCCGCCCATCACCACAGACGCTTCCCAGAAAACTGCGAAGCCACCCCACATCAGGCTGAATGGTATCAGGAACGCGTCAGTTGCGCGAAGTCGGAGGCCGAGCGGAGGGCGTCCGTGCCAAAGTAGCTGTTCGTTGCTACTGAGCTCAGGGTTGATCTGCGATTCAGCGTCGTAACACATATCCGAGTTTATATTTGGATTAGCACAGAACGGGACGAATCACGCGGCGGCGGCGAAAGACTTAGCCATGGCCAAAACGGCGACCACCGCCGCTCCGTTGCAACCGATGGTTCGTCGGTTCGGATTGATCTATGCCTCAGGTCCAGTTGATTGATTGTTGCTGTCCTGCTTGGTTTTCGCGAATCGAGCCAAATAATGCCAGACCTTCTTCAAGTCATCATCCGCGTATTGTCCGGATACAGCCGCGTTACCGATAATCGCGGGTGTAAGCCAACCATCAACGGCGAGGGTCGCAGCTAACTCCACATACCGCTGGCCACGATACTCAGGGAACTGGTGCACAGTGTCGATCGCGACACGAAATCCAGAATGCCATTCTACGCGGACGGGCAACGTCAGCGCATCCGCCTCAACGCGTGTTCCGACATAGCATGGGTCAAGCACCAATGCCTCAACATCTTGTGACAAATCCACAGGCCCATGCACATGCGCCTCGATGTATCTATCAAGATCATCGCGGTGATCGGAGTCACAAGCTTTGATCAGCCCCATGTGCGAGGCGTTTCCGAAGCGTTGCGGTTC
This window of the Novipirellula artificiosorum genome carries:
- a CDS encoding DUF3626 domain-containing protein, translated to MWTVPPESPESNALAAIASRSDGPPIEPAWRVTVNFHPDRTLGDSSLLEVLAKDGVLRSQFETRTSNGGLTAFEGGDRWRWESRIFSGAYDLESASRRPKYGALNYQRRSVGASPRFGSSHFRLAAHVFQRTTFCYPDSVFEPQRFGNASHMGLIKACDSDHRDDLDRYIEAHVHGPVDLSQDVEALVLDPCYVGTRVEADALTLPVRVEWHSGFRVAIDTVHQFPEYRGQRYVELAATLAVDGWLTPAIIGNAAVSGQYADDDLKKVWHYLARFAKTKQDSNNQSTGPEA
- a CDS encoding YdbT family protein yields the protein MCYDAESQINPELSSNEQLLWHGRPPLGLRLRATDAFLIPFSLMWGGFAVFWEASVVMGGAPFFFMLWGIPFVLVGLYLIVGRFFVDARQRSKTYYGVTDERAIIISGLFRRSVKSLNIDTLTDVALTEKTDGSGTITLGPTPPWHNWMGGSNWPGSHQHAVPSFEMIDNARQVYEIIRESQRDAKGRT